CTCGGGGTGTTTTTGCATGGACACTGAAAGACCAGTTTTTAACAGTCTAACCGTTTTAACGCTGAACTGTTGTGACCATTACATAGGGTCATTAGGTCAACGCTGAGATGCCTCATCTTTAACTCGATCTACAAGAAGTCGCCCAATGTGCCAGTTTTTCTAAAATAACCTCCGTCCATGGCTCTTTTTAGACGTGTTAACGCAAAGACAAGGCGTCCTCTGTATTATCCATATTTCTGCCCAATAAGGAAAACATCCGTCAAACCAGAGACTGAGGCTGCAGAGGCTGACACTGCAGTTCCTTATGGGCACATATCCGCTCACAAAAAGCATTAATCTCTAACttgttgcttttaatttgtTCATTACTTGGTTTGGTTGTCGGTTTACTATAAATGTGTTCTTTCTTAACTACGGTGTTGGATCAGAACTCGCACAAGTTGAGTTTCTTGTGATTCATAATAAAGGTTTTAAACAaggcaaatgtaaaaaaaaacgaCAACTTTGAAGCGgtataatgaaatgttttatgtgtgtCACCATAGAAGACTCACAGGTTTTTAACTAAACAGAATTTATGGTTAATCCCAGGTCATTGGTGCTGACACAAGGCAAGGAATAGTTATGAAACACCGTCCATCGTTAGTCTTTGAAATTGCTCAAGAAGCACAGAATAGAGTAACagaaactctttaaaaaaaagtttttaaaaaagagtcatttttttttagtaAGGAACTCCTAATCTCCAAAGCAGCCGTTCCATTTCACAGTGTTCAGAGGTAATGACAATGGCACTAGCCAgtccccccaaaaaagcaacACTTCACAGATGATCATTCTCCTGAACAACCGataacaaagtgtttttaattggGACAACCTAATGTCAGGCAACAGATGTATGTATATAATAGAGGCATCTGATGGAAACATGTTGATATAGCCGTTGACATGTCGTCTTAAGTATGTGCGATGGACTTTTTGAACTAGTGTCTACTGAACATTTGTGACACTTGTTCagaattttgtattttgtataaaaataaaggatCAACAATTAAAACTACAGTTGACTTTGTATCATTTACTCTCTTTGTGTACATGGCCTCATTACAGGTGGAGTGAAGCACTTTCATGGTTTCAAGATTTTCAGCGTGTCAGACTAAAGATAAATCCCTCCCGGAGAAAAAGATAAGCAACAGTATCAAATTGTACGagtaaaaaaatcatttcatcACACAGTACGTCTAGTACCAATATTGTCTAGCCAGTAATACTACCATACCTGATGAGTTTAGTAATTCTTCAGCAGCCGGGCATACAGTAAAAGTGAACTTGTTGAGTCATCATTTTCTTGATTGATCGTTCCCATGTAAAAAGAGGAGCCACTTGGCTCTAGTTTTGTTACAATAAATATGACAGGGAGCAGCACATACATAAtcaaaaaaatgcattcatttgcaaTCCAAAGAATGTTACAAACATAAGTGGTTAGTGTCTGATAGTTGAgtacaggggtgtccaaactttgggccacatacagtatgaatgtttgggcccctcactagaggtgaggtatattgcctcataagttaagttagcaaaatcattcaaatgtaggtaaataaggcttgataattgaatatgcttcaagaaaacaaacagcctacatcacagcttaCTATAatgggaaatatgaagggtttatttcaagcttgttatgtaaataagttaatGGGCTTTCTTTTATTaactaagatttgtttgaaaatgtttcaactTAAATtgactgaatatatttgaaaagtgggcttattaacacatgcatactactgtgtaatataggtttacATATTCAAGAAgtacaatacaagacaagcacaagtttcatgtgtggtcCAATTAAAAATGAACCAGGGGCCGCAGATGGCCCCCtggccatagtttggacacccgtATTAGTACATCTTTGATTACCCTAATGAAGTTTATACGAGGCATTCTTTTGTCTTAACTAAAAACCTGTAGTAGTACAGTTTGAGTGGTTTTTCCTTCATGTCCATTTCCGCCTCATTGGAACTGTATTCTGAAGGTAATACTTCACCCCAAAAATGACAATACCCTGGAATCTTAGAGacgtttgagaaaaataaatttCCTTCAAGAATTCAAGGTTTCACTAGAAGTCATTATGTTGGGGTTGAAGTATTCCCTGAAATTGGTAGGTAATACGAGAAAGGAATTTTTACCAAGAATTTAAATTCATCCCAATCTTTATCTTTTCTTCCTGAAGTCAGACCTGAGTTGTACTCATGTaagcaaataataaaatcttcattgtttaattatttcctGCAAATGCAATTTCCGTTATCCCCATCCGGTTGATTCCGTCGTTCATGTGCAGCATGTAGCAGAAGGATGTGAGTCAGCCATCAAGACAGGATCTGCTGGAGTGTACGAGCCCAAGTTCTTAACAGTGCTAATAAAGGCTCCGGACTCTCTTTTCAGGTGAGGTGTACggttggaaaataaatgataagatCAGACGTTTGCTTGATTCGCTGTGGATGTACTGCTGGAGATCAGGCTCTCCTGTCTGCAGAGCCTCCCCTCAAAATGCTTCCTGGGAAAGCAGAGAAGGAAGATAAAGTCTACTTGACACCTTCATAACATTGAGCTCATCAGTAAACTGCCACTCACTTCTTAGCCAGTTCTTTTGATATTTCCTCAAGCGTGCAACCCTTGGTCTCACGGATACAGAGAATGATGAACACCAGTAGGACAAAGCTCATAGCAGCGTAGAGGAACATCACGTTGGGGAGACCAAACTTttctagaaaaacaaaaaggaaaaattatATGTTCTCAAATGTCCACACATTACATAAGATAGCATGCTTACAGTcaggcccggccctgaccaATGTGCCGCCCTAGGCAAGATTTTAGCTTGCGCCCCAATCATGGCCTGTCACTACCCTAGATTTGCAGTTGCTGCTAAGcccttttatttgaataatgagaagctatttaaataatattcctGTTTGTGCTGGTCCTGATAGGTGTCCAGAATAGGGGGCAGTGTGAGACCACAGCAGAGGTGACAGGGTTGGGCACACTTCTTTTTGTCAGAATGTAAACAAGTTAAACCTGTTaactttgtttgctgttttttttaacaaatactAAAAACACTTTGCCTGTCGTGGGCAAAAGACCAAAAAGATCAAGCTGTATCAAGGTTAAAACGTTTGTTCACCTGCAGTTGTTGTAAGCAAAACAGAACCTGATCTACTACTGAATACTTGCCCCCGTTGCATAGAACCATTTTAGCTTTACCACATTAACTTGAACCTCCAATTATTCAATTATTCAaccaataacaaacacatacacacacctgtaaatGTGAGGAAGGTCATGGAGATGAGCAGGTTAGTGGCCCAGTTTACAGCCGACACCACCGACACAGCTCTACCTCGTACTCCCATCGGAAAGATCTCACTGAGAACCACATACACCACtggaagggaaagaaaaaaaaaatgcaaaaggtTGATAACgcaataatacaaataagaaaatcCCTAACCCTTTGTACAATTTTAATATCTGTCAATTATGTGTGGGGAGTAGTATACTTTGAGGTCAGGGTCCAGATTGCTGTATCTGGGGAACTGGAGCATTTCAATCTAGAACTTACCAAGACCTATTTATTGTATGACAACCATTCTTGTACTTTGTACTTTACTCTACAACGTACTATACGCGGCTGCCATTCTCTTAACATTCAAGTGCCAGTCAGGGTATATGGATCTTAGCTGCTGAATGTTATTGCAGATACTTCTTGGCACTCttctagtggtaaacaacaAGTATTACAAGTTTGGAATCATGCTacagcatttgtgtgtgcagaggggGTGGGTAAATGGAAAAGTGGTGCTTACTTGGCCCCAGGCTAATGGAGAAGGCTGCTACGAACATCAGCAAGCTGATCAATGCGGCCCACTTCATAAAGGAGGACACTTCCACAGGAGTCCTTGCCGACTCACTAATCCCATCATCCTCTCTGTTAGTCCACTGTGCATCCTCACTGTCCCATTGGCTGGGGAAGCCAGTAGCAAACATGTCACTGTTGCCAAAGTCTATAGATGATCTGTTTAAATCCAacggcgtgtgtgtgtggtttggtaTCATGTGACTTTTACACAGGCTGGCGAGATGGGTGTGGCTTTGCAGTGTCAATGTACCGAGGGCAAGTAGCGACACTCCCATTCCGACGGCACCAGCGCACAAAAAGTTCTTGGGTCCCACGCGGTCGACCAGCAACACTGCTGGGATGGTGCCAACTACTTTGACCACCCCGAACCCTGTGGAGGCCAAGGTCGCTGCGGCGTCGCTGTTGAAGCCCATGCTGCGGAGGAGCGGTGAAGCGTAGGAGAGGATGTTGGGTTGACCTGTAGCCTGCTGAAGGAAGACTAAAGCCACGCCTGTCAGCATCCGTGTACGCAAGTTAGCCTTGCTACTGAACAGCTCCCAGAAACTGTGCTCTGATTCCTCTTTAAGTCCTGCTTGAATGTCTCTGAGCTCCTTTTCCACATGCTCCTGAACCCCACCTCTCATTCGGGCCAGCACCATCCTGGCCTGCTCCACTTTACCCCGGGTGACCAGGAAGCGTGGGCTGGCTGGGAGGAACACAAGGACACCGATTTGCAGCAGTGCGGGGGGGATTACTAGTCCAAATGTATAGGCCCAGCCATGGGGCAGAGTAGAGAATGCGTAACTACAGCCGAATCCCAGCATTACACCCACAACCAACATCAGTTCGTACAGCGTGACCAGcagccccctcctctccctcggTGAGATCTCTGCGATGTACAGGCACGCTCCTGTCCCAGACAGCGCTGTACCCATGCCGACTATCACCCGGCCCAgggtgaaaaaaacaagtgtgttgACTGCGATGAGCATGACGGTCCCTCCGACTACCAGGGCGGCACTCAGGAGCAAAGAGAAGCGGCGGCCGTAGCGATCCAGAAGAGGACCTCCGGCCAGGCTCATGAGCAGAGCGCCGAGCAGGTGGGAGCTGACCAGCAGTTCCTGTTCCCTGCAGGAGAGTGAGAGGAGTTCCCGCAGCTGCAGCAGGACCCCAGAGGTCAGGCCCATTTCATAACCCAGCATCAGGCCACTCAGAGAGGCCGCCAGAGCCGCTACCACCACCAGCCAGCTGCAGCCTGGAGAGaggcacagaaacacagagagagtgtgGGAGAAAACACAACAGTCTCAATGCGCATCCAGGAGATCTCACAGACGTGGCTGCCTTTTCCCAAAAGCAGACAGAACAACTTGGCAGgttttaaattgtgtattatttgtgtttgtgagtttctgattaccttttttttacacaatagTATACAGATTTGTTTAAAGTGTCTCCATCCACCTCCCAACACTCgaaaaggagaaaaaaccaaaaataaacagGATTAACTTGACTGGAAGCACAACACACATCCTTTATACAGATATCCTGTGATAAATGTTAAACTCTGTTATAGTAAGAATAGAAAGGCAATTAGGTATTTATCGTAGAAATGACCATGTGTCTAATTTAATTTTATATATGTCATTATGGTAGGTTTTATACTGCCTTGGGTTTCTTGTCTCACAGTTTAAATGTATCAGTTCTATGTAAACTACGGCTGTCCCACTCAGGCTTTTATCACACCTTTATTACAAACGACCGGCAACCTTATGTTCTCAGACATTCGACAGACAGACGGGTGCCACTGTGACCATTGTCAGGCAAATTATCATTGGTTATACCTAACAAGTCAAAGCTTAACCCCTGTATAGCCAGCAATCTTGCAATACCCTGTAATGTAGAACTTGATTGGCTATTTCCTTTCCCATTTTcgtcttccttccctttaagagtcttgtttaatgtttgatcggggtcagatcctTGTACTGCATTGGTTGTGCAGGTCATCTGGCCTTCCAGCTTTTCTTATCACACTTATCACCTTCTGGttagaaaagaacaaatctacaagcttatcaaagttgtgttatttaatagaGAGTAAAGCATTTAAACAGAATCAAGTTCCAGCTGAAAGGCCAGATAACCTGGTGTGGACTCCCCCACAATATTGAATGTGCAACTTTAGGTCCATAAAATGACACAAAGTGCCCTAAACAGGTGCACTGCCACAGGTAACACGGTTTCATTAAGTGCTCTCCCATTCCTCAGCAGCATTTGGAGCCCTAACCTGCTCTGAACAATCAGCTGATTTCATCCTAAGGTTGTTCAGGGTGGATGTTGGTATTTGTATGTCAAAAGAAATAACCCTAAAGCTTATTGACACAGCAAAGACAAAATCTGGATTATTTGATGCCTTTTAAATCAAGTTATCACATATTTGCCTACAGTATACTTTTAAAATTGTCATTCCTTccaattaaacatttaatgtaGCTCACCATCCACTTTAACCTCCTTGGAGTAAGGCCAACAAGAGAACCATTTGTTTCTTCTGGAGATCAACAAGTAGTGCACTCGTTTTACGGCCGGTGgaaatttaaagtaaaaagaaaatacatcaagAGGTACTGTATGTACATAACAGCGTGATGTAAGAcggcagaaaaataaaacacatacttGTGTTTGTTATATGAATATGTATGCCAAACCTGTCACAGCTTTTCTTCCTGTAGGACTCCCCCAACCATGAAGACACCTTAAAAGTGCTGATTGTGTGGAACAAGAGGTCAAAAGTTCATAAGAATGCTGAAGCAATCTTGTAAgtaattgtgttgtgtttgtgtgtgtgtgtgtgtgtgtgtgtgtgtgtgtgtgtgtgtgtgtgtgtgtgtgtgtgtgtgtgtgtgtgtgtgtgtgtgtgtgtgtgagtggtttAAGCCTATCTGCGCTGTTTTGCACGTACCACTGTGAGCTGACACACGTTTGTTATCACAAGAGAGATAGGAAAGAAACAAATCTGGAAGAATCTAAACTGATGAGCTATTAACATATGCACATTTAAACTTGGAATTAAAAATGACCTTAGTTTGTATATTTATAGGAACATTCATAAAGTTCTATCATTATTTCAATTGTTATATAACTAAGGAGACTGCACCTGAGGTATTGGTGTTGTTTAAACCTGAAAGATCTGTTTTATAGTAGGCTGAACACTTTAATGCCAGGGTATTTAA
The sequence above is drawn from the Eleginops maclovinus isolate JMC-PN-2008 ecotype Puerto Natales chromosome 15, JC_Emac_rtc_rv5, whole genome shotgun sequence genome and encodes:
- the slc2a12 gene encoding solute carrier family 2, facilitated glucose transporter member 12 isoform X2, whose product is MLGYEMGLTSGVLLQLRELLSLSCREQELLVSSHLLGALLMSLAGGPLLDRYGRRFSLLLSAALVVGGTVMLIAVNTLVFFTLGRVIVGMGTALSGTGACLYIAEISPRERRGLLVTLYELMLVVGVMLGFGCSYAFSTLPHGWAYTFGLVIPPALLQIGVLVFLPASPRFLVTRGKVEQARMVLARMRGGVQEHVEKELRDIQAGLKEESEHSFWELFSSKANLRTRMLTGVALVFLQQATGQPNILSYASPLLRSMGFNSDAAATLASTGFGVVKVVGTIPAVLLVDRVGPKNFLCAGAVGMGVSLLALGTLTLQSHTHLASLCKSHMIPNHTHTPLDLNRSSIDFGNSDMFATGFPSQWDSEDAQWTNREDDGISESARTPVEVSSFMKWAALISLLMFVAAFSISLGPMVYVVLSEIFPMGVRGRAVSVVSAVNWATNLLISMTFLTFTEKFGLPNVMFLYAAMSFVLLVFIILCIRETKGCTLEEISKELAKKKHFEGRLCRQESLISSSTSTANQANV
- the slc2a12 gene encoding solute carrier family 2, facilitated glucose transporter member 12 isoform X1 → MMDPKSETTKIYLQGDPSSEMQKQTPPRGSGCSWLVVVAALAASLSGLMLGYEMGLTSGVLLQLRELLSLSCREQELLVSSHLLGALLMSLAGGPLLDRYGRRFSLLLSAALVVGGTVMLIAVNTLVFFTLGRVIVGMGTALSGTGACLYIAEISPRERRGLLVTLYELMLVVGVMLGFGCSYAFSTLPHGWAYTFGLVIPPALLQIGVLVFLPASPRFLVTRGKVEQARMVLARMRGGVQEHVEKELRDIQAGLKEESEHSFWELFSSKANLRTRMLTGVALVFLQQATGQPNILSYASPLLRSMGFNSDAAATLASTGFGVVKVVGTIPAVLLVDRVGPKNFLCAGAVGMGVSLLALGTLTLQSHTHLASLCKSHMIPNHTHTPLDLNRSSIDFGNSDMFATGFPSQWDSEDAQWTNREDDGISESARTPVEVSSFMKWAALISLLMFVAAFSISLGPMVYVVLSEIFPMGVRGRAVSVVSAVNWATNLLISMTFLTFTEKFGLPNVMFLYAAMSFVLLVFIILCIRETKGCTLEEISKELAKKKHFEGRLCRQESLISSSTSTANQANV